A genome region from Salvia splendens isolate huo1 chromosome 19, SspV2, whole genome shotgun sequence includes the following:
- the LOC121778996 gene encoding uncharacterized protein LOC121778996 produces MEFFEKVEINLPFLQALRLPIFSKFIKEFITGKTKPSCKIVSRETVSAMIQKRRMPSKRTDPGMLTLPISIGNIKVEHAMCDLGASINVLPLSLYKKLEGMRMVDTKVVIQLADRSCISPEGVLENVIVKVHDFLYPADFHIMKMSEYQSAESSRVLLGRPFLRTTKTIIDVFDGTICLDYHGEKFTFNIDEAMKKLVDIENMHVVDVINPLVQEFLETELMQEEVENSELSHSIDKEVANWCETVNTLGMTYEELADAILEFCKSPESAGSKGLTCVANVENLPEPEGLITKEVKKNPLPQETSSTKKELKRLPPGLRYAYLEENEMFPVIVNNNLTRE; encoded by the coding sequence ATGGAATTTTTTGAGAAGGTGGAAATTAATCTACCGTTTCTCCAAGCTCTAAGGCTACCCATCTTCAGTAAGTTTATCAAGGAGTTTATCACTGGGAAGACTAAACCTAGCTGCAAAATAGTGAGTAGAGAAACCGTGTCGGCAATGATTCAGAAGAGAAGAATGCCCTCCAAGCGTACTGATCCAGGTATGCTCACTCTCCCCATTTCGATTGGGAACATTAAagtcgagcatgctatgtgtgacctaGGAGCGTCAATAAATGTATTACCGCTTTCCCTTTATAAGAAACTGGAAGGAATGAGAATGGTTGATACGAAGGTGGTAATTCAATtagctgataggtcatgcattagTCCTGAGGGCGTGTTAGAAAATGTAATAGTcaaggtgcatgattttctgtaccCCGCTGATTTCCACATTATGAAGATGAGTGAGTACCAGTCTGCTGAGTCCAGCAGAGTGcttttaggaagaccatttCTACGCACCACTAAGacaatcattgatgtttttgatggaactatTTGCTTAGATTATCATGGAGAAAAGTTCACTTTTAACATTGATGAGGCTATGAAGAAGCTAGTGGATATAGAAAATATGCATGTTGTAGATGtgattaaccccctggtccaagaatttcttgagacAGAATTGATGCAGGAAGAGGTAGAAAATTCGGAATTGAGTCACTCCATTGACAAGGAGGTGGCCAATTGGTGCGAGACAGTAAACACACTGGGAATGACATATGAAGAATTAGCAGAtgcaattctggaattttgtAAAAGTCCTGAATCTGCCGGGTCCAAAGGATTAACCTGCGTAGCTAATGTGGAAAATTTACCTGAGCCTGAAGGATTAATTACCAAGGAGGTAAAGAAGAACCCACTACCCCAGGAGACAAGTTCAACAAAGAAGGAACTGAAGAGATTGCCCCCAGGTCTCAGATATGCTTATTTGGAAGAGAACGAGATGTTCCCGGTAATCGTCAACAACAACCTAACCAGGGAGTAG
- the LOC121778659 gene encoding lysine histidine transporter-like 8, with product MSELVDSTTPRSPFSSAGRMMTPLASPMKKAITSMQTYLEEVGHLTKLDPQDSWLPITESRNGNAYYAAFHTLSSGIGFQALLLPLAFTTLGWVWGILSLSLAFIWQLYTLWLLIQLHESVPGTRYSRYLRLSIAAFGERWGKILALFPTLYLAGGTCVSLIMIGGSTLKIFFHTVCGNTNTLSLVEWYLVFVCSAVILAQLPNLNSIAGISLVSAITAVTYCTLTWVLSVSKARPPGVSYEPVWTKSEVGNVSSILNALGIIAFSFRGHNLVLEIQGTMPWTAKNPSSLPMWKGVKVSYMIIACCLFPMAVGGYWAYGNLIPTNGGMLSALDKYHRNDTPRVVLGLTSLFFVINSLTSFQIYAMPAFDNMEFRYTSKNNGPCPWWLRAGIRVFFGCLTLFISVALPFLKNLAGLIGGIALPVTLAYPCLMWIRIKNPQRYSSMWWLNWTLGSLGMILSILLVFGAIWTIATQGIRVHFFKPE from the exons atgagtgaacTAGTTGATTCTACTACACCAAGAAGCCCGTTTTCGAGTGCAGGCCGAATGATGACTCCTCTGGCTAGCCCGATGAAAAAGGCCATAACTAGCATGCAAACTTATCTTGAAGAAGTAGGGCACCTCACCAAGCTTGATCCCCAGGATTCGTGGCTTCCAATCACGGAGTCGAGAAACGGGAATGCTTACTACGCTGCATTCCACACCCTCAGTTCCGGTATCGGATTCCAGGCTCTCCTTCTTCCTCTAGCTTTCACAACCCTCGGCTG GGTTTGGGGAATTCTCAGCCTGTCTTTGGCATTCATTTGGCAATTATACACCTTATGGCTACTGATACAGCTCCATGAATCCGTTCCTGGAACGCGCTACAGCCGATACCTCAGGCTGTCCATAGCTGCTTTTG GGGAAAGATGGGGGAAAATACTGGCCCTGTTTCCAACTCTTTACCTAGCAGGTGGAACCTGCGTTAGCCTAATAATGATAGGAGGAAGCACATTGAAAATCTTTTTCCACACAGTATGTGGCAATACTAATACACTCTCATTAGTGGAGTGGTACCTTGTGTTTGTGTGCTCAGCAGTGATCTTGGCTCAGCTCCCCAACCTCAACTCCATCGCTGGAATTTCTCTTGTAAGTGCAATCACCGCGGTGACATACTGTACTCTAACATGGGTCCTGTCAGTGTCCAAAGCCAGGCCACCTGGTGTATCATATGAGCCCGTATGGACGAAATCGGAAGTTGGGAATGTTTCAAGCATTTTAAATGCTCTTGGAATCATAGCGTTTTCTTTCAGGGGCCACAACCTTGTGCTAGAGATTCAG GGAACCATGCCTTGGACTGCCAAGAATCCATCTAGTTTGCCGATGTGGAAAGGAGTGAAGGTTTCGTATATGATAATTGCCTGCTGCTTGTTTCCAATGGCCGTAGGGGGCTATTGGGCTTATGGGAATTTG ATACCCACGAATGGAGGGATGTTGAGTGCGTTGGATAAGTACCACAGGAACGACACACCAAGGGTGGTTTTGGGGTTGACAAGCCTATTCTTCGTGATCAACAGCCTGACCTCATTCCAGATATATGCCATGCCAGCCTTTGATAATATGGAGTTCAGGTATACGAGCAAAAACAACGGGCCATGCCCATGGTGGCTGAGAGCAGGTATAAGAGTGTTTTTTGGCTGCCTCACATTGTTCATCTCAGTGGCTCTGCCATTCTTGAAAAACCTGGCTGGGTTGATTGGAGGGATTGCCTTACCTGTTACTCTGGCATATCCATGCTTGATGTGGATTAGGATCAAGAATCCCCAAAGATACAGCTCGATGTGGTGGCTGAATTGGACACTTGGCTCTCTGGGAATGATCTTGAGCATCCTGCTAGTGTTCGGGGCAATTTGGACAATAGCAACCCAAGGAATCAGGGTCCATTTCTTCAAACCAGAATAA